The genomic window CGCGTTGCACGACCCGGGGGTATTTGAGCGTCGCCGGGCTGGCCGCCAGCCACACGGCGATGACAATCGCCATCCACGCCGCATAGAGGATCAACCCGGACCACGCCGTGCTGTCCTGCCCCGTGGTGATGTGGTTGAGGTTCTCCAGGAAGCCCGTGATGTAGACCATCGTCGTGTGGATCACGATGAAGATCAGGATCCAGACCAGGACGAGGTAATGGATCGAACGGGCGGCCTGACGGTTCAGGACCCTCCCGGCCGACCGGAACCGGTTGTTGATCGCCGGGGACTGCATCAGGCCGGTCACCAGCGCCAGCGGCGCCGCGATGAAGACCGTGAAGAAGTACGCCAGCAATTGGAGGCCGTTGTAGGCGATCCAGCCCTCATTGGCGGGGAAGTCCAAGGACATGTACTGAAGCGCGGTCGATGCTGCGTTGGGGATCACACCCCATGAGGTGGGCACGATGCGCTGCCACTGTGGGGTCGAGAACAGCAAGATGTAGAAGACGATTCCGTTCACGAGCCAGAGGCTGTCGAACGCGAAGTGCCACCAGCGCGCCAGACCGATCGAGTGACGGATCCCGGGGATACCCAACCATCCGGGAAGACGGACCGAATCCTCCTTGGCGGTCCACACCCGGTCCTTGGGGACGGGTTTCTGGAAGCGGAACCACTCCGTGTCCGGAGTGGAGTGTCGATTCCAGTACAGCCGCGGATGGTCGGCCAGGACCTGCACCCCGGACCGGATGATCAGCATCATGAAGAACAGGTTGAAGAAGTGCTGCCACCGCAGCCACCACGGGAAGCCCTGATCGGGAGGCGTGGGATCCATGGCGGTGCCCGGCCACCGGGCGATGAAGTCCTCCACCGGTTCGAGCGTGCGCAGTCCCTGCGCTCCGGCGATCCCCCCGAGCAGGAGGAGGACGCCGATCGGCAGGAGCCACAGCAGGTTGAACCAGTGATGACCGACCCTGACGTGCGGCGCGGTCCCGCCCACCTGGGGCAATCCACCCGCCCACTCCGCGAGGTCGACGTTCTCCTCGCCCTTGGTCAGCGTTGCCCTCAGCGGATCCACGGTGCCCGACGCACCGGCGGACGTCGCCGCGAGCGGTTCCGCCGAGGGTGACGCTCCTTCGGAGGCCGACGTGGGCCGTTCGGACTGCGGACCTGACGATGCGCTCATCTGCGTGCCCCCTCCGTGGTGGTGGCCACCAGCCAATCCAACCTTCGGGCACGTCGCGCCCGCCGGCATCACGCCAAGCGCATGACATCCACCTCGCCACACCGACGCCCACCGTGCGGCGGCGTGGTCACGAGCTCGCGCAGAGTGGCCTTTCACCCGGATGGCATGAGGACAGCGGCGTGCGAAGGGGACAGGGTTGCCGCAGGAAGACCCACAGTCCCATCCGCTGGCGGAGGCACCCATGTCCACGTTCGACTACGACGTCATCGTCGTTGGATCCGGCTTCGGCGGCAGCGTCGCCGCGATGCGGGCCATCGAGAAGGGGTATCGCGTCGGGGTCATGGAGGCGGGGCGGCGATTCCTGGATGCCGACATCCCGACGAGCAGCTGGGACGTCAAGAAGTTCGTGTGGCAGCCGGAGGTCGAGCTGTTCGGCATGCAGCGGATCGAGTACCTCGAGGACGTCCTGGTGCTGTCCGGCGCCGGGGTCGGTGGGGGTTCACTCACCTACGCGAACACCCTGTACGTGCCGCCCAGGCACGTGTGGGACAACCCCCTCGTTGCCGCGATCACCGACTGGGGCGCCGAACTGTCACCGCACTACGACCAGGCCCAGCGGATGCTCGGGGTGGTGCGCGGGCCCTACATGGACTCCGACAGCGACCGTCTGATCCGCGAGGTGGCCGTCGAGATCGGTCGGCCCGAAGCCTTCAGCCGCCCCCCGATGGGCATCTACTTCGGGACACCGGGCGTAGAGGTCGACGACCCCTATTTCGGCGGGGTGGGACCACGACGCACCGGGTGCATCAGCTGCAGCAACTGCATGATCGGCTGCGGGCACGGCGCGAAGAACAAGACCACCGAGAACTACCTCTACCTCGCGGAGCGATCCGGCGCCGAGGTCCACGACTTCACGGAGGTCCAGGAGATCCGGCCGCTGCCTGACGGGGGCTACGAGCTCGTCACCTACCACCCGGGGCTCAAGCGTCTGCTCGCCCGGCACAAGCACTTCACCGCGGAGCAGGTCATCGTCTCCGCGCACGCATACGGAACCAACAAGTTGCTCGGCCACATGAAGCACAAGGGGACCTTGCCCAACCTGTCCGATCGACTGGGCCGCTACGCCAGGACGAACTCCGAGTCCTTGCTGTCGATCTTCCGCACGCACGCGGAGTGGGCGGAGCACCCGGAGCGCTTCCACATCACGCCGGCGGCGGCCTCGGTCACCGGGGCGATCTCGCCGGACGACAACTCGCTCCTCGGGCCGGTGAAGTACGGCGTGGGTAGCGACATCATGGCGCTCCTGTACACCTACCACCACGAGGGCAAGGACGATGAGCACCTCAAGGGATGGCTCCAGCACCTCATCCGTCACCCCGAGCAGACCCTCGAGATCGACGACACGCGCAACTGGGCACAGCGGGCCTTCAACCTGCTCTGCATGGAGGACCTCGACAACCACATCGACCTCTACTGGGAACACGGCAGGCTGCGCTCGAAGCACGACCGGGGCGAGGAGATGCCGGCCGTGCAACCGATCGTCAACGACACCGCCAACCGGTTGGCCGAGAAGCTCGGTGGGCACGTCGCCGGGGAGTTCTTCGAGGTCGCGGGTCGCGGCGCGTCAGCACACTTCATGGGCGGCGTCCTCCCGGGTGAGACCCCGGACACCGGGGCGGCCGACCCCTACCAGCGCCTCTTCGGCCACCCGGGATTGCACGTCATGGACGGCAGCAACATCCCGGTGAATCTGGGCCGCAATCCTTCGCTGACGATCGCGGCACTCACCGAGCGCGCCATGTCGTTCTGGCCGAACAAGGGCGAGCGGGATCCACGACCGCCACTCGGCTCCGGCTACCAGCACATTCCTGGGGTCATGCCACACAACCCAATCGTCCCTGCGGGGGCACCGGGCGAACTGCGATGGGACGTCACCGACGCCCAGGACCCGCCCGTACTGAAAGGCCAGGGAACGATATGAGCGATGCAGGCCAGGACTTTCGGACCGTCGGCCAGTCCGCCGAGCTGCCCAACGAGTGGGTCAATCCGTACTACCTTGACGATCTCAGGCACAGGGTGTCGGTGGCCCGCGTCGGAGACCGATTGTTCGCCTTCGACGACCTCTATGGGGACATGCCCTTGTCTGCTGGCCTGCTCGACGGGAACGTGATCATGTCCCAGGGCGACGGTTCGATGTTCGACCTCACGGATGGGCACGTGGTACGGGGGCCGGCCAACGAGCCCCTGAGGACCTATCCGGTGCGTGAGGTCGGGGGTCACATCCAGGTCCGGATCTGACCCCCGTCGCCACCTGCTGCGCCGGGTCGAGGTGCAACTCGTTCCGCCCTCGATGCGGGGTGCCTCAGCCGAGATCGTCGAGTCTGGCGCCGAGCCAACCCTCGACGAGGCGGGCGGCGATCGAGAGACGACCGGCAGGCTTCACCCGGCCGGCGGCCACCTCGGTGCGGAACTCCTCCCGGGTGAACCACCGCGCCTCGGCGATCTCGTCCGGCTGGCAGACGAGCTCACTCGTCGTGGCCCGCGCCGTGCACCCGAGCATGAGGGAGGCGGGGAAGGGCCAGGGCTGGTCGGCGACGAACTCGATGCTGCTCACCTCCACCGCGGTCTCCTCGAAGACCTCCCGGGCGACTGCCCCGGCGATGGTTTCCCCCGGCTCGACAAAGCCGGCGAGCACGGAGAACCGGCCCTCCGGCCAGCCGACGTTGCGCGCGAGCAGCAGCCGGTCGGAGACGTCGGTGACAGCGACGATGACCGCGGGGTCGGTACGCGGGTAGTGCTCGAAGCCGTCGTGCGGGCAGCGGCGCACCCACCCGGCCTCGACGACCTCGGTCCCGGTCCCACAGCGCGGGCAGTACCGATGGCGGGCGTGCCAGTTGGTCAGCCCGAGGGCGGTGGCGAAGAGAGAGGCCTCCTGCGCGGACAGCTCGGTGGCGACCTCACGCAGCCCGACGAAGGGAGCAGCGTCCAGCCGCTCCTCCCGGTCCACCGGCGGGCCCGGAGTCTCCGGGTGGCAGGCAGCCAGGTGGGCGACCTCGTCGAGACGACCGAGGTAGAGCAAAAGCGAGTCGGCATCGGCGGGCTCCGGCGGGCGCCGCAGCAGGGCACCGTCGCGGCGTTGGGGGGCGCGGCCCCCGCGCAGCTCGACCACCCGGGTCGCGGGGTCGGCCAGCAACCGCTCGAGCAGGTCCGGGTCGGACCGCGACGGGGCATCTCGGTCGATGTCGGAGGTGGTCATCGGCAGATCGCGCAGCGGTTCGTGGTCCACGTCATCACCCTACGGAGGACAGGTGCGGTCCGGTCCGACGGGCGTTGCTCCCGCGATCCGGGCGCTTCGCCTCGTACGGTGGTGGTCGTGACCTCCCGTGGACCGTTGACCCTCGCCGCGCTGGCCAGCGCCGCCGTGCCCGGCCTCGACCCCGACACGGTCCAGGGTGTGGTGTCCTCCGGGCCGACCGATGCCTTCGAGGTCGCCTTCATCCAGGACCGGGAGCACCGGCGCTGGGTGGTCCGCTGCCCGCGCACCCCCGCCGCCTCTGCGCAACTCGAGCGCTCGGCTGCACTGTTGGCCGTGCTCGCCCGTCGCCTGACGATGCCGGTGCCGGCGGTCAAGGGCTGGGTGGCACTGCCCGAAGGGGGCCGCGCCGCCGTCCACTCCTACCTCACCGGGCGTCTGGTCGGCCTCGAGGGCATCGAGGCCGGATCCGTCCTGGCCCGTGGCCTGGGCCGGGCACTGGCCCACCTGCACAACCTCGACACCGGCATGTACGAGGAGGCCGGGGTGCCGGTCTACGACGCGGCCGGGTACCGAGCACGTCGCCTGGCCGAGCTGGACCGGGCCGCCGCCACCGGTCGGGTGCCCACCGGGCTGCTGGGCCGCTGGGAGCGGGTGCTCGATGACGAGACGCTGTGGACCTTCACGGCCACGCCGACGCACGGTGACCTGTCGACCGGGACGATCCTCGCGACCCCGGGCGACGACGAGGGCCCGGACGTCAAGTCCTTCCTCGGCTGGGAGTCGGCCCAGGTGGCCGATCCCGCCGACGACATCGCACCGCTGCTGGCTGCGCTTGACGGGGAGGCCTTCGACACCGTGATGGAGGCCTACGCCCACACGCGCGTCGAGCGGCCCGACCGCAACCTGCACCGCCGCGCCGAGGTCATCGCCGAGATGCAGCTCGTGCGCACGATGATGTCGCTCGTCGGCGCGGGCGACGTCGAGGGCGCCGAGGCGTCGGCCGCCCAGCTGCGTCGCCTCGATGAGCGGGTGGCCCGCGACGAGGAGGCAGCCCGAGCCCACGGGCAGACCCCGAAGGGGGCCGCAGATGCCGCCACGGGTGCGGCCACGGCAACCGGAGCAGCTGGGGGCACCACGGGGGGCGCCGACACGACCGAGACCCAGCCCGTGGCCACCCGCGCAGACGAGGACTCCTCGACCGAGTCCACACAGTCGGGCGACGCCCCTGCCGCGGCGAGCGCGGACGAGGACGACGCCGTGCAGGTCGAGCACCCGGCGAGGGTGACCCGGGTGGCACCAGTGGCCGACGCCGACGCACCCGCCCGCGACGCCGGCGCACAGGACTCCACGGACCCGGATGCCACCACGGACTCGGACTCCACGGACTCGGACTCCAGCCGGCGCGACGCCCCTGCATCGCAGTCGAGCGAGCCGGACACCGACCCGACGCCGAGGGCGGTGGCCGATCCGGCGGACGCCCCTGCCGACGACGCGGCAGCGGACCCCGACACCACGGACGGGGCCCGTGGCGACGATCACGAGACCGCCGAGATCGTCGCGATCAACGACGACGGCGACGACGACGTGGTCCCGCCCGGCCCACGGCCCCGGCGCTGAGGCTGCTCCAGCCAACGGCCGGGACCCTCTTCGTCTCAGGCGGAGGCGACCGCCGTGCCGAGGAGCTGGGCGATCGCGTCCTCGTCGAGCATCGCGGGCCGGGTCGTCTCCCCCGTGGCCGCGTGGAAGAAGGCCCCGTGCACCCGGCCGGGATCGATCCCCCGCCAGCGGGCGTAGGCGATCCGGTAGGCCGACAGCTGGACGGCGCGCACGGCACTCTCCTGCCCCGTGGGCGGACGACCCGTCTTCCAGTCCACGACGGTCACTCCCCCGTCCTCGTCGGCGAAGACGGCATCGACCCGACCGCGGATCGCGTGGCCGCCGATGATCGTCTCGAGGGAGAGCTCGACGTCGAGCGGCACCCGCTCGGCCCACTCGCTGGCCAGGAAGTGCGCCTGCATACCCGCCAGGTCGTCGTCCCCGAGGTCCTCGTCGGCGCTGCCGGGCATCTCGAGGATGTCGACCAGCCCGGCACGCGCGTAGTGTTCCTCGACCCAGGCG from Janibacter cremeus includes these protein-coding regions:
- a CDS encoding molybdopterin-dependent oxidoreductase; protein product: MSASSGPQSERPTSASEGASPSAEPLAATSAGASGTVDPLRATLTKGEENVDLAEWAGGLPQVGGTAPHVRVGHHWFNLLWLLPIGVLLLLGGIAGAQGLRTLEPVEDFIARWPGTAMDPTPPDQGFPWWLRWQHFFNLFFMMLIIRSGVQVLADHPRLYWNRHSTPDTEWFRFQKPVPKDRVWTAKEDSVRLPGWLGIPGIRHSIGLARWWHFAFDSLWLVNGIVFYILLFSTPQWQRIVPTSWGVIPNAASTALQYMSLDFPANEGWIAYNGLQLLAYFFTVFIAAPLALVTGLMQSPAINNRFRSAGRVLNRQAARSIHYLVLVWILIFIVIHTTMVYITGFLENLNHITTGQDSTAWSGLILYAAWMAIVIAVWLAASPATLKYPRVVQRAGRVMVGPLKGVLEHLDPRPGEYTEKDISPHLWPNGRMPDSAEYAALEANDFRDYRLRIDGLVTRPVELSLADLKGMAYQEQITQHFCIQGWSGVAKWGGVPMRDLMDLVGPLPEAQYVAFYALSSGGPDGGTYYDVHSIEAMHHELTLLAYDMNGETLSVLHGAPLRLRNEVEVGFKMVKWIGAIEFIADFDELGNGQGGYNEDHEFFGYRDPI
- a CDS encoding GMC oxidoreductase; translation: MSTFDYDVIVVGSGFGGSVAAMRAIEKGYRVGVMEAGRRFLDADIPTSSWDVKKFVWQPEVELFGMQRIEYLEDVLVLSGAGVGGGSLTYANTLYVPPRHVWDNPLVAAITDWGAELSPHYDQAQRMLGVVRGPYMDSDSDRLIREVAVEIGRPEAFSRPPMGIYFGTPGVEVDDPYFGGVGPRRTGCISCSNCMIGCGHGAKNKTTENYLYLAERSGAEVHDFTEVQEIRPLPDGGYELVTYHPGLKRLLARHKHFTAEQVIVSAHAYGTNKLLGHMKHKGTLPNLSDRLGRYARTNSESLLSIFRTHAEWAEHPERFHITPAAASVTGAISPDDNSLLGPVKYGVGSDIMALLYTYHHEGKDDEHLKGWLQHLIRHPEQTLEIDDTRNWAQRAFNLLCMEDLDNHIDLYWEHGRLRSKHDRGEEMPAVQPIVNDTANRLAEKLGGHVAGEFFEVAGRGASAHFMGGVLPGETPDTGAADPYQRLFGHPGLHVMDGSNIPVNLGRNPSLTIAALTERAMSFWPNKGERDPRPPLGSGYQHIPGVMPHNPIVPAGAPGELRWDVTDAQDPPVLKGQGTI
- a CDS encoding Rieske (2Fe-2S) protein, which encodes MSDAGQDFRTVGQSAELPNEWVNPYYLDDLRHRVSVARVGDRLFAFDDLYGDMPLSAGLLDGNVIMSQGDGSMFDLTDGHVVRGPANEPLRTYPVREVGGHIQVRI
- the nudC gene encoding NAD(+) diphosphatase; translation: MDHEPLRDLPMTTSDIDRDAPSRSDPDLLERLLADPATRVVELRGGRAPQRRDGALLRRPPEPADADSLLLYLGRLDEVAHLAACHPETPGPPVDREERLDAAPFVGLREVATELSAQEASLFATALGLTNWHARHRYCPRCGTGTEVVEAGWVRRCPHDGFEHYPRTDPAVIVAVTDVSDRLLLARNVGWPEGRFSVLAGFVEPGETIAGAVAREVFEETAVEVSSIEFVADQPWPFPASLMLGCTARATTSELVCQPDEIAEARWFTREEFRTEVAAGRVKPAGRLSIAARLVEGWLGARLDDLG
- a CDS encoding phosphotransferase, with translation MTSRGPLTLAALASAAVPGLDPDTVQGVVSSGPTDAFEVAFIQDREHRRWVVRCPRTPAASAQLERSAALLAVLARRLTMPVPAVKGWVALPEGGRAAVHSYLTGRLVGLEGIEAGSVLARGLGRALAHLHNLDTGMYEEAGVPVYDAAGYRARRLAELDRAAATGRVPTGLLGRWERVLDDETLWTFTATPTHGDLSTGTILATPGDDEGPDVKSFLGWESAQVADPADDIAPLLAALDGEAFDTVMEAYAHTRVERPDRNLHRRAEVIAEMQLVRTMMSLVGAGDVEGAEASAAQLRRLDERVARDEEAARAHGQTPKGAADAATGAATATGAAGGTTGGADTTETQPVATRADEDSSTESTQSGDAPAAASADEDDAVQVEHPARVTRVAPVADADAPARDAGAQDSTDPDATTDSDSTDSDSSRRDAPASQSSEPDTDPTPRAVADPADAPADDAAADPDTTDGARGDDHETAEIVAINDDGDDDVVPPGPRPRR